From Oreochromis niloticus isolate F11D_XX linkage group LG1, O_niloticus_UMD_NMBU, whole genome shotgun sequence, a single genomic window includes:
- the ctsba gene encoding cathepsin B: MWHAAFLLLAASLSVSLARPHLHPLSSEMVNHINKLNTTWKAGHNFHNVDYSYVRKLCGTMLKGPKLPVMVQYAGDVKLPKEFDARQQWPNCPTLKEIRDQGSCGSCWAFGAAEAISDRVCIHSNGKVNVEISSEDLLTCCDSCGMGCNGGYPSAAWDFWASEGLVSGGLYESHIGCRPYTIAPCEHHVNGSRPPCTGEGGDTPECVRQCESGYTPSYIQDKHYGKTSYSVPSDEQQIQTEIYKNGPVEGAFTVYEDFLLYKTGVYQHVSGSAVGGHAIKVLGWGEENGTPYWLCANSWNTDWGDNGYFKILRGSDHCGIESEIVAGIPK, translated from the exons ATGTGGCATGCAGCCTTCCTCCTGTTGGCTGCCAGCTTGTCAGTGAGCCTGGCCAGACCCCACCTCCACCCACTGTCTAGTGAGATGGTCAACCACATCAATAAATTGAATACTACCTGGAAG GCTGGCCACAACTTCCATAACGTCGATTATAGTTATGTGCGCAAGCTGTGTGGTACAATGCTGAAGGGACCCAAACTGCCAGTCAT GGTTCAATATGCTGGAGATGTGAAGCTGCCAAAAGAATTTGATGCTAGGCAGCAGTGGCCCAACTGTCCCACTCTGAAAGAGATCAGAGACCAGGGCTCCTGTGGATCCTGCTGG GCGTTTGGTGCTGCAGAGGCCATCTCTGATCGTGTATGTATTCACAGCAACGGGAAGGTCAATGTGGAGATCTCCTCAGAGGATCTGCTGACCTGCTGTGACAGCTGTGGCATGGG atGTAATGGTGGCTACCCTTCAGCTGCCTGGGACTTCTGGGCAAGTGAAGGACTGGTCTCTGGAGGTCTCTATGAGTCCCACATTG GCTGCAGGCCCTACACCATCGCCCCCTGTGAGCACCATGTGAATGGCAGCAGACCTCCCTGCACTGGGGAGGGTGGTGACACACCCGAGTGTGTCCGCCAGTGTGAGTCTGGATACACACCAAGCTATATACAGGACAAGCACTATG GGAAAACATCATACAGCGTGCCATCAGACGAACAGCAGATTCAGACTGAGATCTACAAGAATGGCCCTGTAGAGGGAGCGTTTACAGTCTATGAGGACTTTCTTTTGTACAAGACTG GTGTTTATCAACACGTGTCTGGTTCTGCTGTCGGTGGTCACGCCATCAAGGTGCTGGGCTGGGGAGAGGAAAATGGCACTCCCTACTGGCTCTGTGCCAACTCCTGGAACACTGATTGGGGTGATAATG GATACTTTAAAATCTTGCGTGGTTCAGATCATTGTGGTATTGAATCTGAGATTGTGGCAGGGATTCCCAAATAA